Proteins from a genomic interval of Nostoc sp. TCL240-02:
- a CDS encoding IS4 family transposase produces the protein MIINSFPKIVKDILKSLPKNDYPVLNSRLFFECWLSYALDNSLTSMRDLFNRLNNNCFEVDISTFSKANLHRSQKPFQEIYQKLNELVQKKVQKKLHNKYAICPIDSTIITLTSKLLWVLGHHQVKLFSSLNLSTGSPEDNFINFGHDHDYKFGSKMMSSLPINAVGVMDRGFAGLKFIQELVQENKYFVLRIKNNWKLEFDGSNGLVKVGASDDAQAYRVINFCDLETKTEFRLVTNLPESGDAAVHDDEIRDIYRLRWGVELLWKFLKMHLKLDKLITKNVNGITIQIYVSLIAYLILQLLSIPEQWGHTLLDKFRYLQSCMCQKISYVHWFEEMMFC, from the coding sequence GTGATTATAAATTCATTTCCCAAAATTGTCAAAGATATACTGAAAAGCCTGCCAAAAAACGATTATCCAGTATTGAACAGTCGTCTGTTTTTTGAGTGCTGGCTATCCTATGCCCTGGATAACAGCTTAACAAGTATGCGAGATTTGTTTAACAGATTAAATAACAATTGTTTTGAGGTAGATATTTCTACTTTCTCTAAAGCAAATTTACATCGAAGCCAAAAACCTTTTCAAGAGATTTACCAAAAATTAAATGAATTAGTACAGAAGAAAGTTCAAAAAAAGTTACACAATAAATATGCAATTTGTCCAATAGATTCAACAATTATTACTCTCACAAGTAAATTGTTATGGGTACTAGGTCATCATCAAGTCAAGCTGTTTAGTTCCTTAAATCTCTCCACAGGAAGCCCAGAAGATAACTTCATCAATTTTGGACATGACCATGATTATAAATTTGGTTCCAAAATGATGTCTAGTCTCCCAATAAATGCTGTTGGAGTAATGGATAGGGGTTTTGCTGGATTAAAATTTATCCAAGAATTAGTACAAGAAAACAAATATTTTGTTTTGCGGATAAAAAACAATTGGAAACTAGAATTTGATGGCTCAAATGGATTGGTCAAAGTTGGTGCATCTGATGATGCTCAAGCTTATAGAGTAATTAATTTCTGTGATTTAGAGACAAAAACCGAGTTTCGCTTAGTGACTAATTTACCAGAGTCGGGAGATGCAGCTGTTCATGATGATGAAATTAGGGATATTTATCGATTACGTTGGGGAGTTGAATTGTTGTGGAAGTTTTTAAAGATGCACTTAAAACTTGACAAACTCATTACCAAAAACGTCAATGGTATTACCATACAAATTTACGTGAGCTTGATAGCCTATCTGATTTTACAGCTTTTATCTATTCCCGAACAATGGGGACATACACTATTAGATAAATTCCGCTATCTTCAATCTTGTATGTGTCAGAAAATCAGCTATGTTCATTGGTTTGAGGAGATGATGTTTTGCTGA
- a CDS encoding transposase, protein MKAYSLDLRQKIVDAYACGDISQRKLAKNFGVTLSFVQNLLKRHRELGMIGPKVRTEQTATKLNAEQLEILRQLVIAQPDATLSELRERLYEKTEVLIGVATVNRMVRWKLHLNLKKKSPPHKKGSDEVQLARFEYWKLLRGIPVEELIFLDESGVNLSFIRKCARALPGLRAMLKSPTAKGKMSR, encoded by the coding sequence ATGAAAGCCTACTCTCTCGACTTGCGTCAAAAAATAGTTGATGCTTATGCCTGCGGTGACATTTCCCAACGAAAACTGGCTAAAAACTTTGGTGTCACCTTAAGTTTTGTGCAAAATTTACTCAAACGCCATCGAGAATTGGGGATGATAGGCCCCAAGGTGCGGACTGAGCAGACAGCAACAAAGTTGAATGCTGAACAGTTAGAAATCCTGCGCCAACTCGTCATAGCACAGCCCGATGCGACGTTAAGCGAATTGCGGGAACGACTTTACGAGAAAACAGAGGTCTTAATTGGGGTAGCTACGGTGAATCGGATGGTTCGCTGGAAACTTCACCTCAACCTCAAAAAAAAGTCTCCACCTCACAAAAAAGGTAGTGATGAAGTCCAACTAGCCCGATTTGAGTACTGGAAACTCTTGAGGGGGATACCCGTCGAAGAGCTGATTTTCTTAGATGAATCGGGAGTTAATCTGTCCTTCATCCGCAAATGTGCCCGCGCCTTGCCTGGCCTTCGGGCTATGCTCAAAAGCCCAACCGCAAAGGGAAAAATGTCTCGGTAA
- a CDS encoding PhoX family phosphatase yields MSQLSRRQILIFFAGSAGAAVLGDTILDGVSSIAEANNRRLSFTPVRLPHPLPVYKQQKSFLPTAIGQGQLINPSANAKLNSYNVVDDVVVPPEYERYVIISWGDRVFPNRDDYFGYNNDYTGFIPLGRTNDVGYLWVNHEYVSFPFSDLAPEAPADVKGLLTTFESVIGWALPSTRSFEFDGEVLYNLGGSIVRISQRNRSKRYAVVKGDARNRRLHGLSGLGINIQRSDEYKNVTSWGSRSYQKGDQNYLIGTGPAATQVFNLSSDGLGNKIIGTGYNCSGGTTPWGTILSAEENFQGSVGAFVGVTEPVTPNGTQTGYIDGTTGKTFGLVGEKYGWIVEIDPVNPNFRPRKHTSLGRFRHENVAIRAEAKKPLITYMGDDRRGGHTWKFVSAGIISSPTSKANSSLWESGTLYVARYNPDGTGQWIPLCLTTPTNPIPPSVISSVEFAALGSAQRNGLLPLPKRNGIAGQTIDGGSLPIDRTNEADRLPGYQGKKLSDFYTSQGAILVDAFLAANLAGGTPTARPEDIEVHPATKEVFIAYTDGAPGSDGYPDSRIFQVAKLSTNVNATQQSGGLYKIIEDSADGTGLTFRWQRFAQGGEAGSLSGAGFANVDNLVFDNKANIWGVTDMSTTTHNGFNVGAAGTITTIDHTANGNVSNFTGVFGNNWLFYIPTTGANAGEVIPFAHGPVRCEMTGPTFVGDTLIISVQHPGEDSPINDGTILSREIELLDLSGVTFNQARTVPRGSSWPSNIPTADGGKGQPRSFPKPSVIGIKRKNPTGNFT; encoded by the coding sequence ATGTCTCAATTAAGTCGCAGACAAATTTTAATATTTTTTGCTGGCAGTGCTGGTGCTGCTGTATTGGGAGACACAATTCTAGATGGTGTTTCTAGTATTGCAGAAGCAAACAACAGACGACTAAGCTTTACACCAGTGCGCTTACCCCATCCTTTGCCCGTTTATAAACAGCAAAAAAGTTTCTTGCCAACTGCAATTGGTCAGGGACAGCTAATCAATCCATCTGCAAATGCGAAGTTAAACAGCTACAACGTAGTTGATGATGTGGTAGTGCCACCAGAGTATGAACGTTATGTAATTATCAGCTGGGGCGATCGCGTTTTTCCCAACAGGGACGATTATTTCGGCTACAACAACGATTATACAGGTTTTATTCCTCTGGGCAGAACTAACGATGTCGGCTATTTGTGGGTCAATCACGAATATGTGAGTTTTCCTTTTTCTGATCTAGCACCAGAAGCTCCTGCTGATGTTAAAGGATTGCTTACCACCTTTGAATCGGTTATTGGGTGGGCTTTGCCTTCCACCAGAAGTTTTGAATTTGACGGCGAAGTTTTATATAACTTAGGCGGATCTATTGTCCGCATCTCCCAACGTAACCGCAGTAAGCGTTATGCTGTGGTTAAAGGTGATGCCAGAAATCGCCGCCTTCATGGTCTTTCTGGATTGGGGATTAATATCCAAAGGAGTGATGAATATAAAAATGTCACTTCTTGGGGAAGTCGTAGCTACCAAAAAGGCGATCAAAACTATCTCATTGGAACTGGTCCAGCTGCAACTCAAGTATTTAACCTCTCCTCCGATGGATTAGGTAACAAAATTATCGGCACTGGCTATAACTGTTCTGGCGGTACAACTCCTTGGGGAACTATTTTAAGTGCTGAAGAAAATTTTCAAGGAAGTGTAGGAGCTTTTGTTGGTGTCACAGAACCAGTTACCCCTAATGGTACTCAAACAGGTTACATCGATGGTACTACTGGTAAGACCTTCGGTTTAGTTGGTGAAAAATACGGTTGGATTGTCGAAATTGATCCCGTTAATCCGAATTTCCGCCCTCGCAAACATACTTCGTTGGGTCGTTTCCGCCATGAAAACGTTGCCATCCGTGCTGAAGCTAAGAAACCATTAATCACCTATATGGGTGATGACAGACGCGGGGGGCACACCTGGAAATTTGTCAGTGCAGGTATTATTTCTTCACCAACCAGCAAAGCCAACAGCAGTTTGTGGGAAAGTGGTACATTGTATGTCGCCCGTTACAATCCAGATGGTACGGGTCAATGGATACCGTTATGTTTAACTACTCCCACCAATCCCATTCCGCCATCGGTAATTTCTTCTGTGGAGTTTGCTGCTTTGGGTTCGGCTCAAAGAAATGGTCTTTTACCCCTACCAAAACGCAATGGTATTGCAGGTCAAACTATAGATGGTGGTTCCCTCCCAATCGATCGCACCAATGAAGCTGATAGACTACCTGGTTATCAAGGTAAGAAGCTATCTGACTTCTACACTTCCCAAGGTGCTATTCTCGTTGATGCTTTCTTAGCAGCGAATTTGGCTGGCGGAACTCCCACAGCACGTCCAGAAGATATAGAAGTGCATCCGGCTACCAAAGAAGTCTTCATTGCCTATACTGATGGTGCGCCGGGAAGCGACGGTTATCCAGATTCACGCATTTTCCAAGTTGCTAAGTTGAGTACAAATGTCAACGCAACGCAGCAATCGGGGGGATTGTACAAAATTATTGAAGATAGTGCTGATGGGACAGGTCTAACCTTCCGTTGGCAGAGATTTGCTCAGGGTGGAGAAGCTGGATCACTTTCTGGTGCTGGTTTTGCCAATGTAGATAACCTAGTGTTCGACAATAAGGCAAATATTTGGGGTGTGACAGATATGTCTACCACCACTCACAATGGTTTTAATGTTGGTGCTGCTGGTACTATAACCACCATCGACCACACAGCCAATGGTAATGTTTCTAACTTCACAGGAGTTTTTGGTAATAACTGGCTATTCTACATTCCTACTACTGGTGCTAACGCGGGAGAGGTAATACCGTTTGCTCATGGGCCGGTGCGTTGTGAGATGACCGGGCCAACTTTTGTGGGAGATACGCTGATTATTTCCGTACAGCATCCTGGTGAAGATAGCCCAATTAACGATGGTACGATTTTGAGTCGTGAGATTGAATTACTGGATTTGAGTGGTGTTACATTCAATCAGGCTCGGACTGTGCCTCGTGGTAGTAGTTGGCCAAGTAACATCCCAACTGCTGACGGTGGTAAAGGTCAACCTAGAAGCTTTCCTAAACCATCTGTAATTGGCATCAAACGTAAGAATCCTACTGGTAATTTTACTTAG
- a CDS encoding PEP-CTERM sorting domain-containing protein encodes MVEDQFFIGNDPGNPNTGGTKFYSILSADLLSTTEVGRVAYSKSTPVPEPMAIAGIAIAGAMALGMKRKKKLSGVN; translated from the coding sequence TTGGTTGAAGATCAGTTTTTCATTGGGAATGATCCAGGTAATCCAAATACAGGAGGAACAAAATTTTATAGCATTCTGAGTGCTGACTTATTGTCTACAACAGAGGTGGGTAGAGTAGCTTACTCTAAGAGTACACCCGTACCAGAACCAATGGCTATTGCTGGTATAGCGATCGCAGGTGCTATGGCGTTGGGGATGAAACGCAAGAAAAAACTATCTGGAGTGAATTAG
- a CDS encoding transposase — protein MCPRLAWPSGYAQKPNRKGKNVSVIGAISLKGLLTQWSGLGSIDALTFDAFIAQKLVPKLWPGAVVIMDNCSIHKSDELEALLIAAGAHLIYLPPYSPDFSPIENCWSKIKNILRRIGARTYPDLLQALDTAFAEVTIENLLGWFTHCCYCTSQD, from the coding sequence ATGTGCCCGCGCCTTGCCTGGCCTTCGGGCTATGCTCAAAAGCCCAACCGCAAAGGGAAAAATGTCTCGGTAATTGGTGCAATTAGCTTGAAAGGACTGCTCACCCAATGGAGTGGCTTAGGTTCTATCGATGCTTTGACTTTTGATGCCTTCATCGCCCAAAAGCTCGTACCCAAACTTTGGCCTGGTGCAGTGGTGATCATGGATAACTGCTCAATCCATAAAAGTGATGAACTTGAAGCTTTGCTCATCGCTGCTGGCGCTCATCTCATTTATCTCCCCCCCTATTCTCCCGATTTTTCACCGATTGAGAATTGTTGGTCCAAGATTAAGAACATTCTCCGTCGCATCGGTGCAAGGACATACCCTGATTTACTCCAGGCATTAGATACGGCATTCGCAGAAGTGACAATAGAGAATTTGCTGGGTTGGTTTACTCACTGCTGCTACTGTACCTCACAAGACTGA
- a CDS encoding glycosyltransferase family 2 protein: MGETVFFSVVIPTYNRQPILEKCLRALEVQELSQPSSVTNYEIVLVDDGSTDGTLEWLVEHKEEFRHVRWFQQDHAGPAAARNLGVKEALGDTIIFIDSDLVVLNNFLQAHGNALLQGKEKLGSDRFFTYGAVINTCNFNNPMAEPYKVTDFSAAFFATGNVAIPKHWLEKAGLFDTSFQLYGWEDLELGVRLKKLGLTLIKCPEAVGYHWHPAFNLEQIPRLIDQEIQRGRMGVLFYQKHPTWEVRMMIQMTWLHRLLWGILSLNGALNERTMAPLLQWLINLGKPQLALEIARIFLNWYNVKGVYEAYAKMQQVS; this comes from the coding sequence GTGGGTGAGACTGTGTTTTTCAGCGTTGTGATACCGACTTATAATCGCCAACCGATCTTAGAAAAGTGCCTCCGCGCCTTGGAGGTGCAAGAGTTAAGCCAGCCAAGTTCGGTTACTAATTACGAGATTGTCTTGGTGGATGATGGTTCTACCGATGGCACATTAGAGTGGTTGGTAGAACACAAAGAAGAGTTTCGCCATGTGCGATGGTTTCAACAAGATCATGCTGGGCCGGCTGCGGCTCGGAATTTGGGAGTAAAAGAGGCGCTGGGAGACACAATTATCTTTATTGATAGCGATTTAGTAGTACTGAATAATTTCTTGCAAGCTCATGGGAATGCCCTATTGCAGGGGAAAGAGAAATTGGGGAGCGATCGCTTTTTCACTTATGGTGCAGTTATTAATACTTGTAATTTCAATAACCCAATGGCTGAACCCTACAAAGTCACAGATTTTTCAGCAGCTTTTTTTGCTACCGGAAATGTAGCAATTCCCAAACATTGGTTAGAGAAAGCGGGACTTTTTGATACTAGTTTTCAACTCTATGGCTGGGAAGATTTAGAATTAGGTGTGCGGCTGAAAAAACTAGGTTTGACACTAATTAAATGTCCCGAAGCCGTAGGATATCACTGGCATCCAGCATTTAACTTAGAGCAAATTCCCCGATTGATTGACCAAGAAATTCAACGCGGACGTATGGGAGTTTTATTTTATCAAAAGCATCCCACATGGGAAGTGCGAATGATGATTCAAATGACTTGGCTGCATCGCTTACTTTGGGGAATTTTATCACTTAATGGCGCACTTAATGAACGGACAATGGCTCCGTTATTGCAATGGCTAATTAACTTAGGTAAACCGCAATTAGCTTTAGAAATTGCTAGAATTTTTCTCAACTGGTACAATGTGAAAGGTGTCTATGAAGCCTATGCTAAAATGCAGCAAGTATCGTGA